A genomic window from Nicotiana sylvestris chromosome 11, ASM39365v2, whole genome shotgun sequence includes:
- the LOC104219899 gene encoding beta-ureidopropionase, translated as MERKEVEETVIAENGKIEATPQKDGSICGFDSLHHLLQASLSPQLFQEVSRILLGLNCGKKVEPIALPQPVKSLSSEHDFDLQAFSFSADRESLRGPRIVRVGLIQNSISLPTTAPFLDQRRAIFKKLTPIIDAAGSSGVNVLCLQEAWTMPFAFCTREKKWCEFAEPIDGESTQFLQEFARKYNMVIVSSILERDVYHGETLWNTALIIGNHGNIIGKHRKNHIPRVGDFNESTYYMEGNTGHPVFDTAYGKIAVNICYGRHHPLNWLAFGLNGAEIVFNPSATVGELSEPMWPIEARNAAIANSYFVGSINRVGTEVFPNPFTSGDGKPQHADFGHFYGSSHFSAPDSSCTPSLSRHKDGLLISDMDLNLCRQLKEKWGFRMTARYEVYADLLARYVKHDFEPQVISDPLLYKNA; from the exons ATGGAGAGGAAAGAGGTCGAAGAGACAGTTATTGCAGAAAATGGGAAAATAGAAGCAACCCCACAAAAAGACGGTTCAATTTGTGGGTTTGACTCTCTTCATCATCTCCTTCAGGCTTCTCTCAGCCCCCAACTTTTCCAG GAAGTCAGTCGCATACTTCTTGGGCTAAACTGTGGAAAGAAAGTTGAGCCTATTGCTCTTCCGCAGCCTGTCAAATCTCTCTCCTCTGAACATGATTTTGATCTTCAG GCTTTTAGCTTTTCTGCGGACAGGGAGTCATTGAGAGGACCTCGGATTGTGAGGGTTGGCCTCATTCAGAATTCTATATCCCTACCCACAACTGCACCTTTCCTGGACCAAAGGAGGGCCATCTTTAAAAAGTTGACTCCGATCATTGATGCTGCGGGTTCTTCAGGAGTCAATGTTCTATGCTTGCAA gagGCGTGGACAATGCCTTTTGCATTTTGTACGCGTGAGAAAAAATGGTGTGAATTTGCTGAGCCAATTGATGGAGAATCAACCCAATTCCTTCAGGAATTTGCACGAAAATATAACATGGTTATCGTTAGTTCCATTCTTGAGAGGGATGTTTATCATGGAGAAACCCTGTGGAACACAGCACTGATAATTGGAAATCATGGTAACATAATAGGGAAACATCGGAAG AATCACATACCTAGAGTTGGAGACTTCAATGAGAGTACATATTATATGGAAGGGAACACTGGCCATCCTGTGTTTGATACAGCATATGGCAAGATTGCTGTTAATATATGTTACGGAAGACACCATCCTCTGAACTGGTTAGCGTTTGGGTTAAATGGTGCAGAGATTGTTTTTAACCCATCAGCTACTGTTGGTGAACTTAGTGAACCAATGTGGCCCATTGAG GCTCGCAACGCAGCAATAGCAAATAGCTATTTTGTTGGTTCAATTAACCGCGTGGGGACAGAAGTTTTCCCCAACCCCTTCACTTCAGGAGATGGAAAGCCACAACATGCAGATTTTGGGCATTTCTATGGTTCCAGTCATTTTTCTGCACCAGATTCGTCGTGTACACCGTCTCTGTCCCGTCACAAGGATGGATTGTTGATATCTGACATGGATCTCAACCTTTGTCGACAGCTGAAGGAGAAGTGGGGATTTCGAATGACTGCTCGTTATGAAGTCTATGCTGATCTGCTAGCTCGTTATGTAAAGCATGATTTCGAGCCACAAGTCATTTCTGATCCCTTGTTATATAAAAATGCTTAA